The following are encoded together in the Gilvimarinus sp. DA14 genome:
- a CDS encoding pilus assembly protein — protein sequence MNRINFMRTTKQPMRWIAAAVTAVLTLGSVHSVQAINLAQSPLFLARPVTPIVMLNMSNDHQLFFKAYDDYSDLDGDGYADTTYKNDYEYYGYFDSNKCYRHDGNVFRPAGRSSNHYCSGNWSGNFLNWATMTRMDTVRKILYGGKRASNGDTGTLTILERAMLPQDAHSFAKFYNGTDINRLTPYSVTAGQTGTPATGITICNSTNPSNRNQQSQNVNSPPMMHVARGNYSLWASNEGWQCRWGTGSNDNEPSISGIHAYSSSPSTDARLADLEVMVEVCDSDHIDLDNNENCKAYSDGPKPIGVLQRYGEDDTIHFGLITGSYTLNKSGGVLRRNVGSMADEVNANGTFKTPSGGGLGIVGTLDALRISRYDFSSGQYNSSDNCRWELAYFSDGKCSNWGNPQSEIYLESLRYLAGKSPNFSTDDSGRISGLGTVNWQDPIDNDNYCAPMAVLQFNASTSSYDSDQLAGFSDIAGGKNLSSLTDGVGSAEGIHGGTYFVGESGANTDQLCTAKTVSNLSGAKGTCPDAPRLGGSYQIAGMAYHARLNGIANDRETVQTFGVALAPAVPRVDVPVPGSSGKTVSIQPACRNTTTNPDANCAIVDFKIIEQDHSGSRYSGKLYVNWEDSEQGGDFDQDMWGVIDYELSGDKVKVTTQVVAQSTPNRMGFGYVISGTTMDGFHVHSGINWFSYNHPDPNALSCDSSGSNQCQCRDSYKGRCENRYSQYWDATTQEFDIGSSSAKPLEQPLYYAARWGGFDTVDENGDDVSAPSGSDNPTYFFATDPRELEASLYKAVEAFAEGAGSATAVATNSTRLGTDSVAYQATFNTTNWTGDLIAANLGSSGLSGKIWSAANRLPAASSRNIWTRADNATVEFSFSNLSDTQKSLLGGATPNPDPALGLDGLGEQRVRWIRGEDVAGMAERDPEEKLGDIVNSNPKFSGTQNFGFAFSGANGADSYESYVASKSDKTVFVGANDGMLHAFNAETGTERFAYIPSNVYEQMRRRTASNYGSSVNPHKYSVDGQIFIGDAFYGGRWRTILVGTMGAGAKGIFALDVSNPSSFGSDDVLFELTESNAPEIGNITGTPIIAPMPDGSWAVISGNGYNSQSGKAQLVVIPLDGTFTPQYIDTGIAGDNGLSEPAIAVGGSFLSRYAYAGDLQGNMYKFDLQDLSVEYTLFEAGGSQPITASPILGINPYRKHEDGRVATMVYFGTGSYLTIGDLSDDSVQSFYGIADTGETVSSGDLFPKNITSESGGIRSVYEGEGPNGNEIEWDSYAGWVLDFDTVSAERVVDKPILSFDRLIFPTVVPTDSPCDFGGKSWIMGLTGVGGLYPPPGQECESAGCGIEDDTLSKLSDPKDPCTGPDCGGPPGPGSDPDPDPGASAICADGGQLIIKQNSDGTVDYICAGEPSIVQGRQSWRQIQ from the coding sequence ATGAACAGAATAAATTTTATGAGAACGACCAAGCAGCCAATGCGTTGGATCGCGGCCGCAGTCACAGCAGTGTTAACACTGGGTAGTGTACACAGTGTTCAGGCGATTAACTTGGCGCAGTCACCATTGTTTTTGGCCCGTCCGGTAACGCCGATTGTTATGCTGAATATGTCTAACGATCATCAGTTGTTCTTTAAAGCGTACGATGACTATTCGGATTTGGATGGGGATGGCTACGCGGATACTACTTATAAAAATGACTACGAATACTACGGCTACTTTGATAGTAATAAATGCTATCGTCACGATGGCAATGTCTTTCGCCCCGCCGGTCGTTCCAGTAACCATTACTGCTCTGGAAACTGGAGTGGTAACTTCCTAAACTGGGCAACAATGACCCGTATGGATACGGTGCGAAAAATTCTTTATGGTGGTAAGCGCGCAAGCAATGGCGATACCGGCACCTTAACCATCCTTGAGCGTGCAATGCTTCCTCAGGATGCACACTCGTTTGCGAAATTTTACAACGGCACGGATATCAATCGGCTCACGCCTTATTCAGTCACTGCAGGTCAGACTGGAACGCCGGCTACGGGTATCACAATTTGTAACTCCACCAACCCGTCCAATCGCAACCAGCAATCACAAAACGTTAACTCTCCTCCAATGATGCATGTGGCTCGTGGTAATTACTCCCTTTGGGCAAGTAACGAAGGTTGGCAGTGCCGATGGGGAACCGGTAGTAACGATAATGAACCGTCTATTTCGGGAATTCATGCCTACAGCTCAAGCCCGAGTACTGATGCAAGGTTGGCTGACCTGGAAGTAATGGTAGAGGTGTGTGATTCAGACCATATTGACTTGGACAACAACGAAAACTGTAAGGCCTACTCTGATGGACCAAAACCCATAGGTGTACTGCAGCGTTATGGTGAAGATGACACCATTCATTTCGGCTTAATAACTGGCTCCTATACCCTTAATAAATCTGGTGGTGTGCTGCGTCGTAATGTCGGCAGTATGGCCGATGAAGTCAATGCAAATGGTACCTTCAAGACTCCCTCCGGAGGGGGGTTGGGTATTGTAGGCACTTTGGATGCTCTACGTATTTCTCGTTACGATTTTAGTTCGGGACAGTACAATAGCTCGGATAACTGCCGTTGGGAGCTGGCCTATTTTAGCGACGGCAAGTGTTCGAACTGGGGTAATCCGCAGTCGGAAATATACTTAGAGTCTTTGCGCTATTTAGCTGGCAAAAGTCCGAACTTTTCCACAGATGATAGTGGTCGGATATCGGGCCTGGGCACAGTTAACTGGCAAGACCCGATCGACAATGATAACTACTGCGCGCCTATGGCGGTGTTGCAGTTCAATGCTTCAACCAGTTCTTACGATTCGGACCAACTGGCGGGCTTCAGTGATATCGCTGGAGGTAAAAATCTAAGTTCGCTAACGGACGGCGTGGGCTCGGCAGAGGGGATTCATGGTGGAACCTACTTTGTCGGCGAGTCGGGGGCTAATACAGACCAGCTTTGTACTGCCAAAACGGTTTCAAATCTATCGGGTGCTAAGGGGACTTGCCCCGATGCACCCAGACTTGGGGGGAGTTATCAAATCGCTGGTATGGCCTATCATGCGAGATTGAATGGTATTGCAAACGATCGAGAGACTGTCCAAACTTTTGGGGTGGCCCTGGCTCCTGCCGTACCGCGTGTCGATGTGCCTGTGCCTGGGTCTTCAGGTAAAACTGTGAGTATTCAACCGGCATGCCGTAATACCACTACTAACCCAGACGCTAACTGCGCAATTGTTGATTTTAAAATAATTGAACAAGATCACTCTGGCTCGCGCTATAGCGGTAAGCTGTATGTCAACTGGGAAGATAGCGAGCAGGGCGGTGACTTTGATCAGGACATGTGGGGTGTTATTGACTACGAGCTCAGCGGCGACAAAGTTAAGGTCACCACTCAGGTTGTTGCTCAGTCTACGCCGAACCGAATGGGTTTTGGTTATGTAATTAGTGGCACCACAATGGACGGTTTCCATGTCCATTCGGGTATTAACTGGTTCTCTTATAATCACCCTGACCCTAACGCATTAAGTTGTGATAGTAGCGGCTCAAATCAATGTCAGTGTCGCGACAGCTATAAAGGGCGTTGTGAAAACCGATACAGTCAGTATTGGGATGCGACCACCCAAGAGTTTGATATAGGTAGCTCTTCAGCTAAACCACTCGAGCAACCTCTATATTACGCCGCTCGGTGGGGTGGCTTTGATACTGTCGATGAAAATGGCGACGACGTCAGCGCACCAAGCGGTTCTGATAACCCTACCTACTTTTTCGCCACCGACCCGCGTGAGCTTGAGGCCTCTTTGTACAAGGCGGTAGAGGCATTCGCCGAGGGAGCGGGCTCTGCCACTGCGGTGGCGACTAACTCGACCCGCTTGGGGACGGATTCGGTTGCCTATCAGGCCACTTTTAATACGACCAATTGGACTGGGGACCTTATCGCTGCCAATTTAGGTAGCTCAGGCTTGTCTGGTAAAATTTGGTCAGCGGCCAATCGTCTTCCTGCAGCATCAAGCCGAAATATTTGGACTCGTGCCGATAACGCTACCGTAGAGTTTAGTTTTTCTAACCTCTCAGACACACAAAAGAGTTTACTTGGTGGCGCAACACCAAATCCCGATCCTGCACTCGGTCTGGATGGCTTGGGGGAGCAGAGAGTAAGGTGGATCAGGGGGGAAGATGTCGCTGGGATGGCGGAACGAGATCCAGAAGAAAAGCTAGGCGATATTGTTAACTCCAACCCCAAATTTTCGGGTACGCAAAATTTCGGTTTTGCGTTTTCAGGGGCAAATGGCGCGGATAGCTATGAGAGTTATGTTGCAAGTAAAAGTGATAAAACCGTCTTTGTTGGCGCTAATGACGGAATGTTGCATGCTTTCAATGCAGAAACAGGGACAGAGCGGTTTGCCTATATACCGTCTAACGTCTATGAACAAATGCGACGGCGCACGGCGTCTAATTATGGCTCTTCGGTAAATCCTCACAAGTACTCTGTGGATGGTCAGATTTTTATCGGCGATGCATTCTACGGTGGTCGATGGAGAACCATACTAGTCGGCACAATGGGTGCGGGCGCTAAAGGTATTTTTGCACTGGATGTTTCCAATCCATCCAGTTTTGGCTCTGATGATGTTTTATTTGAGCTGACAGAAAGCAATGCTCCTGAAATTGGCAATATTACCGGTACGCCGATAATCGCTCCTATGCCCGATGGCAGCTGGGCTGTAATTAGCGGTAATGGTTACAACAGTCAAAGTGGCAAGGCTCAACTGGTGGTGATCCCTTTAGACGGCACTTTTACTCCTCAGTATATTGATACAGGTATTGCTGGTGATAACGGTTTGAGTGAGCCTGCGATAGCTGTTGGTGGCAGTTTCTTGTCTCGTTATGCTTACGCCGGTGACCTGCAAGGTAATATGTATAAATTTGACCTGCAGGATCTGTCGGTTGAGTACACTCTGTTTGAAGCAGGGGGTTCTCAGCCTATTACGGCATCGCCAATTTTAGGCATAAATCCTTATCGGAAGCACGAGGATGGGCGAGTTGCGACCATGGTGTACTTTGGTACAGGGAGTTATTTAACCATTGGCGATCTCAGCGACGACTCTGTTCAGAGCTTTTACGGTATTGCTGACACTGGAGAAACTGTTTCTTCGGGTGACCTTTTCCCAAAAAACATCACCAGCGAAAGCGGTGGCATTCGCAGTGTATATGAAGGGGAGGGTCCCAACGGTAATGAGATTGAGTGGGACAGTTATGCAGGCTGGGTTTTGGATTTCGATACCGTGAGTGCAGAGCGGGTCGTCGATAAGCCAATTTTGTCCTTTGATCGTCTTATCTTCCCGACGGTAGTGCCCACTGATAGCCCTTGCGATTTTGGTGGTAAGAGTTGGATTATGGGGCTGACTGGTGTCGGTGGATTATATCCACCTCCGGGACAGGAGTGTGAAAGCGCAGGTTGTGGGATCGAAGACGATACTCTCTCTAAGCTTTCTGATCCAAAAGATCCATGTACGGGACCTGATTGTGGCGGACCACCTGGTCCGGGCTCGGATCCGGATCCCGATCCAGGTGCTTCGGCTATATGTGCCGATGGCGGGCAGTTGATTATTAAACAAAATAGTGATGGCACCGTGGACTATATTTGCGCCGGGGAGCCTAGCATTGTCCAGGGCCGCCAATCATGGCGTCAAATTCAGTAA
- a CDS encoding PilX N-terminal domain-containing pilus assembly protein → MNRQIEHKQTGATLIVGLIMVLVITILGLSAIRGSGLQEQMAGNMRDRQLAFQASEAALREAEFQLEVPEPPIGTAVGFEESLDQSSTVFWQDFDNNWSALAASYSEDIDHVRERPAYLVEEVKFYSSGVDGNPVDLASMLNRGMEVRYRVTSRSTGGSTDANVILQSTYRN, encoded by the coding sequence ATGAATCGCCAGATAGAGCATAAGCAAACGGGCGCCACGCTAATCGTGGGGCTGATTATGGTGCTTGTCATTACCATTTTAGGTTTGTCAGCGATTCGCGGTAGCGGTTTGCAGGAACAAATGGCCGGTAATATGCGCGATCGTCAATTGGCTTTTCAGGCTTCCGAGGCGGCCCTTCGTGAGGCTGAATTTCAACTAGAAGTGCCGGAGCCGCCCATTGGTACAGCAGTGGGATTTGAAGAGTCGCTGGATCAGTCTAGCACCGTTTTTTGGCAAGACTTTGATAACAACTGGTCAGCTTTGGCGGCAAGTTATTCAGAAGATATCGATCATGTGAGAGAGCGGCCGGCCTACTTAGTCGAAGAAGTAAAGTTCTATTCAAGCGGTGTTGACGGTAATCCGGTGGACCTGGCGAGTATGCTCAATCGCGGCATGGAAGTGCGCTACCGAGTGACTTCGCGCTCTACCGGCGGCTCTACCGACGCCAATGTTATTTTGCAATCCACTTACCGAAATTAA
- a CDS encoding PilW family protein — translation MNRNRQTGLSLVELMIAITIGLVLMTGVVQMFISSKTVFTTQQGLSRLQETGRLAVEFISRDLRQAGYVGCAYPTDWNISSTLNNGHTFSSDFDFGVPLQVYDAATPPAEIPLAPEPKAGTQVLVAYTANSESAPVSNANTANSVFVDLTTPPGQACPSGICANDIVVVADCDKAMLFQATSVTESGAEVELGHGPGADPGNARTSWGGNPDNMIETFDEGAEVFKINTVVYYVAEDADGNPGLYQKIDTDPAFELLRGVEDFNVLIGMDTDANRSADDYIEHSAVANWMNAVAARIEVLVQTPDDNATSDEQTFEFAGEEITATDKRIRQVFTTTVGIRSKLP, via the coding sequence ATGAATAGGAATAGGCAAACCGGCCTCTCGTTGGTCGAACTTATGATCGCCATCACCATAGGCCTGGTATTGATGACGGGTGTGGTGCAGATGTTTATTTCCAGCAAAACGGTTTTCACTACCCAGCAGGGGTTATCCCGTTTGCAAGAGACAGGGCGCCTGGCCGTCGAGTTTATCAGCCGGGATTTACGTCAGGCAGGGTATGTGGGTTGTGCTTACCCGACCGATTGGAATATTAGCTCTACTTTGAATAATGGTCATACCTTTAGTTCTGACTTCGACTTTGGTGTTCCTCTGCAAGTTTACGATGCCGCTACGCCGCCTGCAGAAATTCCTCTTGCTCCAGAGCCTAAAGCGGGAACTCAAGTGCTGGTCGCCTACACCGCTAATTCGGAGTCTGCGCCAGTCAGTAATGCGAATACGGCCAATAGCGTATTTGTAGATTTAACGACTCCGCCGGGACAGGCTTGTCCTAGTGGTATTTGTGCAAACGATATTGTTGTTGTAGCAGATTGTGACAAAGCTATGTTGTTTCAAGCCACCAGTGTTACGGAGTCTGGGGCTGAGGTCGAGCTCGGGCACGGCCCCGGTGCCGATCCCGGCAATGCCCGGACTTCATGGGGCGGCAATCCGGATAATATGATCGAAACTTTTGATGAGGGTGCCGAAGTTTTCAAGATTAACACCGTTGTCTATTATGTGGCTGAAGATGCAGATGGCAACCCGGGTTTATATCAGAAAATCGATACTGATCCCGCGTTTGAGCTTTTGCGTGGTGTAGAGGATTTCAATGTATTAATTGGTATGGACACCGATGCCAATCGCTCCGCCGATGATTATATAGAGCATAGTGCGGTTGCCAATTGGATGAATGCAGTAGCGGCGAGGATAGAAGTGTTAGTGCAAACCCCCGATGATAATGCCACTAGTGATGAGCAAACTTTTGAGTTTGCCGGCGAAGAAATAACCGCAACTGACAAACGTATTCGCCAGGTGTTTACGACCACCGTCGGCATCAGAAGCAAGCTACCGTAA
- the pilV gene encoding type IV pilus modification protein PilV, with product MNSDKFYSGRETGVGLIEVLITVLVLSTALMALAALQTRSLQYNSSAYLRSQANIIAYDILEQMRASSSSNAVVTGGAVVEPDVEALAAQLPGGEGEVECAARVCTVRLVWNEPTANQAGDEIEQTTFEYVSRI from the coding sequence ATGAACAGCGATAAATTCTACAGTGGTCGCGAAACCGGCGTCGGCCTGATTGAGGTGCTGATAACCGTGTTGGTGTTATCTACCGCCCTGATGGCATTGGCCGCTTTGCAAACCCGTTCGCTGCAATACAACAGCAGTGCCTATTTGCGCTCCCAGGCCAATATTATTGCCTACGACATACTCGAGCAAATGCGCGCCTCCTCGTCATCCAACGCCGTGGTGACCGGCGGTGCCGTGGTTGAGCCCGATGTTGAAGCCCTGGCCGCACAATTGCCGGGCGGTGAAGGTGAGGTGGAGTGTGCCGCACGAGTTTGTACCGTTAGGCTGGTTTGGAACGAGCCCACGGCAAACCAGGCGGGTGATGAAATTGAGCAAACCACATTCGAGTATGTTTCAAGGATCTAA
- a CDS encoding GspH/FimT family pseudopilin → MKSINPGKHRGFTLIELMVTLVVAAILVAIAAPSFTTLILNNRSEALGEELAAALQATKAEAVKRGRRVSLCASNNDGTGCAADWTNGWLMFVDGAASDAAAAPVLAAATDVLRHINDLHDDAVITATNDGANVSFVRYTSTGQLARIGGPANTAPVILNARVEGCQGERQRAITIGVAGMMDVDEVECP, encoded by the coding sequence TTGAAATCTATTAACCCAGGTAAGCACCGAGGCTTTACCCTGATTGAGCTGATGGTCACCTTAGTTGTGGCCGCTATTTTGGTTGCTATTGCGGCCCCGAGTTTTACCACGCTAATACTTAACAATCGCTCTGAAGCCTTAGGTGAGGAGCTCGCCGCCGCGCTGCAGGCCACTAAAGCCGAAGCGGTGAAGCGCGGCCGCCGGGTTAGCCTCTGCGCCAGTAACAACGATGGCACGGGTTGCGCGGCTGACTGGACCAACGGCTGGCTGATGTTTGTAGACGGTGCTGCATCCGACGCTGCGGCCGCTCCTGTGTTAGCCGCCGCCACAGATGTGCTGCGACATATTAATGATTTGCATGACGACGCCGTTATTACCGCCACCAACGACGGTGCCAATGTCAGTTTTGTGCGCTACACCAGCACTGGTCAGCTGGCCCGTATCGGCGGACCAGCCAACACTGCGCCGGTTATTCTTAACGCTCGCGTCGAAGGGTGTCAGGGGGAAAGGCAGCGTGCTATCACCATAGGTGTGGCGGGAATGATGGATGTAGACGAAGTGGAGTGTCCCTAA
- a CDS encoding GspH/FimT family pseudopilin — MKYQGFTLIELMATLAITAVLLAIAVPAFERLIRDLRTESITWTFFNATQAARSYAVKANSRVTMLANPTWGDGWQIFYDANHNGLYDDGEQLLTSQGEFHESIEIKGNRPLQDYVSYLGTGESRWASGDRNTAFQAGTITICPADEGPGYALVLSRGGRFRKESLDETECDDST; from the coding sequence ATGAAATATCAAGGATTTACCCTGATTGAATTAATGGCCACATTGGCCATAACTGCGGTGCTGCTGGCCATCGCCGTCCCCGCTTTTGAGCGCTTAATACGCGATTTACGCACCGAATCAATAACCTGGACGTTTTTCAACGCCACCCAAGCTGCACGCTCTTACGCCGTCAAAGCTAACAGCCGGGTAACCATGCTCGCCAACCCTACCTGGGGCGATGGCTGGCAGATTTTTTACGACGCGAACCATAACGGCCTTTACGACGACGGCGAGCAACTGCTGACCTCCCAAGGGGAGTTCCACGAATCTATAGAGATAAAGGGCAACCGCCCGCTCCAGGATTATGTGTCTTACTTGGGAACTGGGGAGAGCCGCTGGGCCAGCGGCGATAGAAACACGGCATTTCAGGCCGGTACCATTACCATTTGCCCCGCAGACGAAGGGCCGGGGTATGCGCTGGTATTGTCGCGCGGAGGCCGGTTTCGTAAGGAATCGCTAGACGAAACCGAATGCGACGATTCAACGTAG
- the ispH gene encoding 4-hydroxy-3-methylbut-2-enyl diphosphate reductase: MQIKLANPRGFCAGVDRAIDIVNRALDVFGSPIYVRHEVVHNRYVVDGLRERGAVFVEELSEVPDDVIVIFSAHGVSQAVRNEAEARKLQVFDATCPLVTKVHMEVTRYSREGRECILIGHEGHPEVEGTMGQYDDSNGGCIYLVEDEDDVAALEVKDPTQLAYVTQTTLSMDDTAKIIEALRAKFPHIEGPRKDDICYATTNRQDAVRQLALESDLVLVVGSPNSSNSNRLRELAERCGAEAYLVDGPEQIEDAWLVGKKQVGITAGASAPEALVQQVIEHLVSKGAQNSQEVEGIPENIRFSLPKELR; this comes from the coding sequence ATGCAAATCAAACTCGCTAACCCCCGCGGCTTTTGCGCCGGGGTGGACAGAGCCATTGATATCGTCAATCGGGCACTGGATGTGTTCGGCTCGCCGATTTATGTGCGCCACGAGGTGGTGCACAACCGCTATGTGGTAGACGGCCTGCGCGAGCGCGGCGCGGTGTTTGTGGAAGAGCTGAGTGAGGTGCCCGACGATGTCATCGTAATTTTCAGCGCTCACGGTGTATCCCAGGCAGTGCGCAACGAGGCCGAGGCCCGCAAGTTGCAAGTGTTCGATGCCACCTGCCCGCTGGTGACCAAGGTACATATGGAAGTCACCCGTTACTCCCGCGAGGGGCGCGAGTGCATTTTAATTGGCCACGAAGGTCACCCCGAGGTGGAAGGCACCATGGGCCAGTATGACGACAGCAATGGTGGCTGCATCTACCTGGTAGAAGACGAAGACGACGTCGCCGCGCTGGAGGTAAAAGACCCCACCCAGCTGGCCTATGTCACCCAGACTACTTTGTCCATGGACGACACCGCCAAAATTATCGAAGCGCTGCGGGCCAAGTTTCCCCACATTGAAGGCCCACGCAAAGACGATATCTGCTACGCCACCACCAACCGCCAGGACGCGGTGCGCCAACTGGCCCTTGAAAGCGATCTGGTGCTGGTAGTGGGCTCGCCCAACAGCTCCAACTCCAACCGCCTGCGCGAACTGGCCGAGCGCTGCGGCGCTGAGGCTTATCTGGTGGATGGCCCCGAACAGATAGAAGATGCCTGGCTTGTGGGGAAAAAGCAGGTGGGTATCACCGCCGGAGCTTCCGCGCCCGAGGCATTGGTGCAGCAAGTAATTGAGCACTTGGTCAGCAAAGGCGCGCAAAACTCGCAAGAGGTGGAAGGCATTCCGGAAAATATCCGTTTTTCTCTGCCTAAAGAGCTACGTTGA
- a CDS encoding peptidylprolyl isomerase: protein MRELAIGPGTKVTLHFSLSLPDGEMVDSNFEGSPATFTVGDGQMLKGFEKALYGLCEGAREEFVIPPEDGFGAHNPNNLQIISRSEFEPGLELSEGLMLSFADAQNAELPGVVVDFNDDEVTVDFNHPLAGRDIVFKVAILEIEPAQVH from the coding sequence ATGCGTGAGTTAGCGATAGGGCCGGGAACCAAAGTTACCCTGCATTTCTCGCTGTCGCTGCCCGACGGCGAAATGGTGGACTCGAACTTTGAAGGCTCGCCCGCCACCTTTACCGTGGGCGACGGGCAAATGTTGAAAGGGTTTGAGAAGGCGCTTTACGGCCTGTGCGAAGGTGCGCGCGAAGAGTTTGTGATTCCGCCCGAGGACGGCTTTGGCGCGCACAATCCCAACAACTTACAAATTATCAGCCGCTCGGAATTTGAGCCCGGGCTGGAGCTAAGTGAAGGCCTGATGCTCTCGTTTGCCGACGCTCAGAACGCCGAGCTACCCGGTGTTGTCGTAGACTTTAACGATGACGAAGTCACCGTCGATTTTAACCACCCCCTGGCCGGGCGCGATATCGTCTTTAAGGTGGCGATATTGGAAATCGAACCGGCGCAGGTACATTAA
- the lspA gene encoding signal peptidase II — MPNTKRPNTQSAGLKRFAHPWGWFLLAAVVIVLDQWSKAAATAGLTYGRPVEVTWFFDLTLLHNHGAAFSFLSDAGGWQRWFFTGIALFMSIAITIWLLRIARERWLEAAALGFVLGGAVGNLIDRLRFGYVVDFISVHYKNSYFPAFNLADSAICFGAFLMIVYMLFFQDDSATKSGEQNNA, encoded by the coding sequence ATGCCTAATACAAAAAGGCCTAATACACAAAGCGCAGGGCTTAAGCGATTCGCACACCCCTGGGGGTGGTTTTTACTGGCAGCGGTGGTGATTGTGTTAGATCAGTGGTCGAAAGCCGCGGCTACGGCTGGTTTAACCTATGGTCGTCCGGTCGAAGTCACCTGGTTTTTTGACTTGACCTTGCTGCATAACCACGGCGCCGCCTTTAGCTTTTTAAGCGATGCCGGCGGCTGGCAACGCTGGTTTTTTACCGGCATTGCGCTGTTTATGAGCATAGCCATTACGATCTGGCTGCTGCGCATCGCCCGCGAACGCTGGCTTGAAGCCGCCGCTTTAGGTTTTGTGCTGGGCGGCGCTGTGGGCAACCTTATCGACCGGTTGCGCTTTGGTTATGTGGTGGACTTTATTTCCGTCCACTACAAAAACAGTTACTTTCCCGCGTTTAACCTCGCGGACTCGGCGATTTGTTTTGGGGCGTTTTTAATGATTGTGTATATGCTCTTTTTCCAGGATGACAGTGCGACAAAATCCGGGGAGCAAAACAATGCGTGA